The following are from one region of the Takifugu rubripes chromosome 12, fTakRub1.2, whole genome shotgun sequence genome:
- the LOC101076994 gene encoding major histocompatibility complex class I-related gene protein-like — protein MRKLLFMLLLSCKSASAVQPSLTIYYSLSSGLPNIPEFFASVEVSGLEAGYCDTTKKKVEPKTNWAKTFLDHHQEQLDWYTAECVERFPAYMKYWMYNVKEIYNQTGGVHVIQKLDHCELDSETGEISAFSKFGYDGEDLLELDLKTLHWTALTPKALAVKPRWDSDEHRTLRISLYITKKEIGAKVDFVLLMNHHETNDRFLSVPPELPSVSLLQKTPSSPVSCHATGFYPDRATLSWRKGEEELHEDVDHGEMLLNPDGTFQMSVDLNVSSVPPEDWSSYKCVFQLSGGKEITTTLDKNQIRTNWGETVSSSNHPGAAVIIVILVVLLLPVGVTIRFCIRTRNNPASPL, from the exons ATGAGGAAATTATTGTTCATGCTGTTGCTTTCCTGTAAATCTGCATCTGCAG TGCAACCGTCCCTCACCATTTACTACTCCCTGTCCTCTGGACTCCCAAACATCCCTGAGTTTTTTGCAAGTGTGGAGGTCAGTGGACTTGAGGCTGGATACTGCGACACCACTAAAAAGAAAGTAGAGCCAAAGACAAACTGGGCAAAGACGTTCCTGGACCATCACCAAGAACAGCTGGACTGGTACACTGCAGAGTGTGTGGAGCGTTTTCCAGCCTACATGAAGTACTGGATGTACAATGTGAAGGAGATCTACAATCAGACTGGAG GTGTCCATGTTATACAGAAGCTTGATCATTGTGAATTGGACAGTGAGACAGGAGAAATCTCTGCTTTCTCAAAATTTGGTTATGACGGAGAAGACCTGTTGGAACTGGACCTGAAGACGCTGCACTGGACGGCTCTGACACCAAAGGCTCTCGCTGTAAAACCCAGATGGGATTCTGATGAACATAGAACACTCAGGATTAGTCTGTACATCACCAAGAAAG AAATTGGGGCGAAGGTTGACTTTGTCCTGCTGATGAACCACCATGAGACAAATGATAggttcctctctgtccccccagagctgccgtcagtgtctctgctccagaagaccccctcctctcctgtcagctgccacGCTACAGGCTTCTACCCCGACAGAGCCACACTGTCCTGGAggaaaggtgaagaggagctcCATGAGGACGTGGACCACGGAGAGATGCTCCTCAACCCTGACGGAACCTTCCAGATGAGTGTTGACCTGAACGTGTCCTCAGTCCCACctgaagactggagcagctacaagtgtgtgtttcagctgtctgGAGGGAAGGAAATCACCACAACACTGGACAAAAACCAGATCAGGACCAATTGGGGGGAGACTG TCTCATCCTCAAATcatcctggtgctgctgttatCATAGTGATCctggtggttctgctgctgccggtGGGCGTCACCATTCGGTTCTGCATCAGGACAAGGAATAATCCTG CGTCCCCGTTGTGA